The Mytilus edulis chromosome 12, xbMytEdul2.2, whole genome shotgun sequence genome contains a region encoding:
- the LOC139499245 gene encoding uncharacterized protein, with the protein MVGATGSGKSTLLNAMVNYILGVTWEDPFRFKIIHDEKNQDNPCTGQAASQTEWVTTYTIYKNISSRINFNVTLIDTPGFGDTKGLAQDSKIASQIERLFSATQSASIKTIDAICFVLKAPDARLTESQKYIFESVLALFGKDVGKNIYSLITFADGQIPPVLSALASIDGSSLSFNTHFTFNNSAVFVDNRFTGNAFAKRFWDMGMDSFEVFFKSLNESNGTNLSLTCTVLSTRLELNSTASLLRNEIKMCLEKIRILEDDMKEFHEFTRLMKDNENFHYTVIESKTRKVDIGGQGIHTTTCLNCNVTCHENCSKPKDEEKEKCSVMDANGKCTKCPNKCIWQQHSNTRYIFKQDFIPTQRTYNEMSSVFNQASINRSSKAKTLTDTCTEIIQIKCCLETKEMKIESHMENLNEIALHPEIKWLSHYIDLLIETELREKRPGFNTRLEELHSAKEQTNIRNHFADCICRCDFALKSVDELLKKM; encoded by the exons ATGGTAGGAGCAACAGGTTCCGGCAAGAGTACATTACTCAATGCCATGGTAAATTATATTCTTGGTGTGACCTGGGAAGATCCTTTCCGATTTAAGATAATCCACGATGAGAAAAACCAAGACAATCCGTGTACAGGCCAG GCAGCATCCCAAACAGAATGGGTCACTACTTATACCATTTATAAGAATATATCCAGTAGAATTAACTTTAACGTAACCTTGATAGACACACCTGGATTTGGCGACACAAAAGGCCTTGCTCAAGATTCCAAAATAGCTTCACAGATAGAGCGTCTATTTAGTGCTACGCAAAGCGCGTCCATAAAAACGATTGATGCCATATGCTTTGTTCTGAAGGCACCAGATGCAAGGTTAACAGAAAGTCAGAAGTATATTTTTGAATCCGTTTTGGCTTTATTTGGCAAGGATGTTggcaaaaatatatatagtttaattaCATTTGCTGATGGTCAGATACCACCTGTTTTGTCAGCTCTTGCTTCCATTGATGGTAGTTCACTATCATTCAACACGCACTTTACATTCAATAATTCAGCAGTTTTTGTTGACAACAGGTTTACAGGCAATGCATTTGCAAAACGTTTCTGGGATATGGGAATGGATAGCTTTGAAGTCTTTTTCAAATCGCTTAATGAAAGTAATGGAACAAATCTTTCACTTACCTGTACGGTTTTATCTACACGCCTTGAATTGAACAGTACAGCTTCCCTTCTTcgaaatgaaattaaaatgtgTCTCGAAAAAATACGTATTCTAGAGGATGATATGAAAGAGTTCCATGAATTTACAAGATTGATGAAAGACAACGAAAACTTTCATTATACTGTTATAGAATCGAAAACCAGGAAAGTTGATATCGGTGGACAAGGAATACATACAACAACGTGCCTGAATTGCAACGTCACTTGCCATGAAAATTGCAGTAAGCCGAAAGACGAAGAAAAAGAGAAATGCAGTGTTATGGATGCGAATGGAAAATGTACAAAATGTCCAAACAAATGCATTTGGCAGCAACATTCAAATACTCGttacatttttaaacaagattttATACCAACTCAAAGAACGTATAATGAAATGTCTTCCGTTTTCAATCAAGCATCCATCAACAGAAGTTCGAAGGCAAAAACACTAACAGACACGTGTACTGAAATAATTCAGATAAAGTGTTGTTTAGaaacaaaagaaatgaaaatcgaaaGTCATATGGAAAATCTCAACGAAATCGCGTTACATCCTGAAATCAAATGGTTGTCTCATTATATTGATCTACTCATAGAAACCGAACTTCGGGAGAAAAGACCTGGGTTCAATACACGCTTAGAAGAGTTACACAGTGCTAAGGAACAAACCAATATTAGGAATCACTTTGCAGACTGTATTTGCCGTTGTGATTTTGCGCTTAAAAGTGTAGATGAATTACtcaaaaagatgtaa